One part of the Arachidicoccus terrestris genome encodes these proteins:
- a CDS encoding RNA polymerase sigma factor, whose protein sequence is MTIDTMFIEKLKADCPKAFETVYNTYAPQLINYSAARLSSLEESRDLVHDVFVSFYERRATLDLNVSVRTYLFAALKYKMIDHIRKNTHRKYYKEMVLSMDQHTEESVFDQTVYNNLNCIMDQEVSRLPGRMRETFILSRQHHLSVTEIAAEMRVSEQTVKNQLSTALKKLRVVLNRIALIPLLIWLLGSTL, encoded by the coding sequence ATGACCATTGATACAATGTTTATAGAGAAATTAAAGGCTGATTGCCCTAAGGCGTTTGAAACTGTTTATAATACTTATGCGCCTCAGCTCATCAACTATAGTGCCGCCCGCTTATCTTCACTGGAGGAAAGCCGGGACCTTGTTCATGATGTTTTTGTCAGTTTTTATGAGCGTCGGGCAACCCTCGACCTGAATGTTTCTGTCAGGACCTATCTATTTGCTGCTCTCAAATACAAAATGATCGACCATATCCGTAAGAATACCCATAGGAAATATTACAAGGAAATGGTGTTGTCAATGGATCAGCATACAGAAGAGAGCGTATTCGATCAGACAGTCTATAACAATCTGAATTGTATAATGGATCAGGAAGTGAGTCGCCTGCCCGGCCGGATGCGTGAAACATTTATTCTAAGCAGACAGCATCATTTGAGTGTCACTGAGATTGCTGCAGAAATGAGGGTCTCCGAACAGACGGTTAAAAATCAATTATCTACCGCTTTGAAGAAACTAAGGGTTGTTTTAAATAGGATCGCATTGATCCCATTATTAATATGGCTGTTAGGCAGCACGCTGTAG
- a CDS encoding ABC transporter permease, whose product MFKTYLKTAWRSLIKHKVNSIINITGLAIGLACSILIILYVVDELSYDRFFPGKEQIVRVNTDFNFGGREMRMAQSSDIMGPTLKKDYPQVEAYTRIYNNDGARLIKKGNEYFNEKRVASVDSTFFDVFQLPVIAGDARHALDKPGTVVVTASSAKKYFGTVDALGRRLEVKHGDSLKPFLVTAVIKDIPANSQFQFDFLFDMQDVQYNWGAATSHNFYTYLKLKKGTDYHAFEKHFPDYVRKYVLPYAARFIDVSSIGADKVNKILTYSLMPLTDVHLHSDRVLEISPGGNIQYVYIFSAVALFILLMACVNFINLTTARSGARAKEVGMRKVFGTDRKQLVFQFLLESIVMVVVAMVFALLIDFFAIPGFNQLAGKSLHFSTLFTPAFLVTIVLLPLLVGFIAGIYPAFFLSGFRPVQVLKGKLKMGGRSGKFRNGLVVFQFSISIVLIIATIVVYRQLHYIQTKNIGFVKDQVLILNETGPLGDHAEAFKNELLKMPEIKEGTFSAYLPVSNSFRGDNTYSTAPVMTSTNGFSMQNWKVDEDYISTLGMQLIKGRNFSRDFVSDSTAVVINETTAKYLGAGDPIGKYLYSTDNKGNVLKYHVIGVLKNFNYESLHSNIGPLGLFLKRSPYTASFKISTSDIAALIGRIKHVWEKFAPGMPFSYRFLDDSFNDMYQAETRAGTTSIVFSSLAIFIACLGLFGLAMFAVEQRTKEIGIRKVLGASNVGIVQLLSREFVFLVLLAFVIAAPIAWFFMHSWLQEFAFRTNIAWWIFVVAGGAALFIALVTVSFQSVKAALANPVKVLKAE is encoded by the coding sequence ATGTTCAAGACCTATCTGAAAACTGCCTGGCGCAGTCTGATCAAACATAAAGTCAACTCCATTATTAATATAACGGGCCTGGCCATTGGCCTTGCCTGCTCCATATTGATTATCCTATATGTTGTGGATGAATTAAGCTATGACCGGTTCTTCCCGGGTAAAGAGCAGATTGTCAGAGTCAATACTGATTTTAATTTTGGGGGAAGGGAAATGCGTATGGCGCAGAGCTCAGATATAATGGGGCCGACACTGAAGAAAGATTATCCGCAGGTAGAAGCTTATACCAGAATATATAATAATGACGGTGCCAGATTAATTAAAAAGGGTAATGAATACTTCAATGAGAAACGGGTTGCCAGCGTAGATTCTACTTTCTTTGATGTTTTTCAGTTGCCGGTGATTGCCGGCGATGCCAGGCATGCTTTAGATAAGCCCGGCACTGTCGTTGTGACGGCCAGTTCCGCAAAGAAGTATTTTGGAACAGTAGATGCCCTGGGCAGACGCTTAGAGGTTAAACACGGAGATTCGTTGAAGCCATTTCTGGTCACAGCTGTTATTAAAGATATTCCTGCCAATAGCCAGTTCCAGTTTGATTTTTTGTTCGATATGCAAGATGTCCAGTATAACTGGGGTGCAGCGACCAGCCATAATTTCTATACCTATTTAAAGCTTAAAAAAGGGACCGACTACCATGCATTTGAAAAGCATTTTCCCGATTATGTGCGGAAATATGTACTTCCTTACGCTGCCAGATTTATTGATGTTTCCTCGATTGGCGCTGATAAAGTAAATAAAATACTGACCTATTCCCTGATGCCCTTGACGGATGTGCATTTGCATAGCGACCGGGTATTAGAGATATCACCCGGTGGCAATATTCAGTATGTGTATATTTTTAGTGCGGTAGCGCTGTTTATTTTGTTGATGGCGTGCGTCAATTTTATTAATCTGACGACGGCCAGGTCTGGGGCCCGTGCCAAGGAAGTTGGCATGAGAAAGGTGTTTGGTACCGATAGGAAGCAGCTGGTTTTTCAGTTCCTGCTGGAATCAATCGTAATGGTCGTTGTCGCTATGGTTTTCGCGCTTTTGATCGACTTTTTCGCCATTCCCGGGTTCAATCAGCTAGCGGGCAAAAGCCTGCATTTTTCCACGCTGTTTACACCGGCGTTCCTGGTTACGATTGTCTTGTTGCCGTTATTGGTTGGTTTTATTGCCGGGATTTATCCGGCGTTTTTCCTTTCTGGTTTCAGACCGGTTCAGGTGTTAAAAGGGAAACTCAAAATGGGAGGTAGATCCGGCAAATTCAGAAATGGACTAGTGGTGTTTCAGTTTTCGATCTCAATCGTTCTGATCATTGCAACGATAGTGGTGTACAGACAGCTCCATTATATACAGACAAAAAATATTGGGTTTGTCAAAGATCAGGTGCTGATATTAAATGAGACCGGCCCATTAGGTGACCATGCTGAGGCATTCAAAAATGAACTGCTTAAAATGCCTGAGATAAAGGAAGGTACATTTAGTGCTTATTTACCGGTGTCTAACTCTTTCAGGGGCGATAACACCTATTCGACCGCACCGGTTATGACGTCGACCAATGGATTTTCCATGCAGAACTGGAAGGTGGATGAAGATTACATCAGTACCTTAGGTATGCAGTTGATAAAAGGCAGGAATTTCTCCAGGGACTTTGTCAGCGATTCGACGGCCGTCGTTATTAATGAGACAACCGCAAAATACCTGGGCGCCGGTGATCCGATTGGGAAGTATCTGTATAGCACCGACAATAAGGGCAATGTTCTTAAATATCATGTCATCGGTGTTCTGAAGAACTTCAATTATGAATCTTTGCATAGTAATATCGGGCCATTGGGGCTATTCCTGAAACGCAGCCCATATACAGCTTCCTTTAAAATCAGTACTTCTGATATTGCGGCCCTGATTGGCCGAATTAAGCATGTCTGGGAGAAGTTTGCGCCAGGGATGCCATTCAGCTATAGGTTCCTGGATGACTCCTTTAATGATATGTACCAGGCGGAGACAAGGGCTGGAACGACTTCTATCGTGTTTTCCTCTCTGGCCATATTTATAGCCTGCCTGGGCCTATTCGGGCTCGCAATGTTTGCAGTAGAACAGCGAACGAAAGAGATCGGTATTAGAAAGGTACTCGGTGCCAGTAATGTGGGGATCGTTCAATTGTTGAGCAGGGAGTTCGTATTTCTTGTGCTGCTGGCTTTCGTGATCGCTGCCCCGATTGCGTGGTTCTTTATGCACTCCTGGTTACAGGAATTTGCTTTCAGAACGAATATTGCCTGGTGGATATTTGTCGTGGCAGGAGGCGCTGCACTTTTCATTGCCCTGGTGACGGTCAGTTTCCAGTCTGTTAAAGCCGCGCTCGCTAATCCGGTGAAGGTCCTGAAAGCGGAATAG
- a CDS encoding TonB-dependent receptor encodes MLFRSVMRSIVLLLSPFCLPVLHAQAQQQSEKSPTHFIKGQVLGQSGAPLQGVAVHVKGTQLGTLTDTAGAFSLSLPAKEQGYALQFSFVGYKMQETFIKRLETDNKPVYLRVVLDKNDESTLEDVSVLGRSVNDLAGRQSYNVTSIDAKKLHNSTMDIAQVLDRVSGVRVRESGGVGSDFNFSLNGFSGGRVKFFIDGIPMDDLGTSFQINNIPVNFAERVEVYKGVVPIWLGSDALGGAVNIITGNRHANYVDASYSFGSFNTHKTNLAAAITAKNGFTVQLNAYQNYSDNNYKVTLDVADINTGAYKPNATVRRFHDRYHNEMVVVNMGFLNRKWADKFLVGISAGKVYRQIQTGARMTSVFGAYHTRGNILMPSLKYEKRDLLRGLDVRIHANYNFGEEKSIDTANRRYDWYGNYKEYEGLGGERSRSYFEFGNNLGIATASLQYHIADNQELALNNVFTHFNRKTKDLLLEGSDIYNQPQKTDKNILGLSYKYDLGHKASVTVIGKHLHQHAYTKLSYNPSGNWGDVAYKAVSANTDKMGYAVALSYYPTHNLETKLSYEKANRLPGNEELFGDMVNQESNFDLKPESSQNLNLGFIYNFDIREDHRFLLSATGIYRHSTDYIYNIFNNNQTKLIAANLDGVRNIGVEAELRYSYKKLFSAGVSATYQDLRNMQKYEPEYESVSVVYKDRLPNVPYLYGNADASLFFHDVFAKGDHLTIGYNLLYVHAFYLYWPSRGTQENKYGIPMQLSHDASIVYSMKNGRYNVALEGHNLADRLLYDNFSLQKPGRSFAVKFRYFISNKSK; translated from the coding sequence ATGTTATTTAGATCAGTAATGCGCAGCATTGTGCTATTGTTATCGCCTTTCTGTTTGCCGGTCCTGCATGCCCAAGCTCAGCAACAATCGGAAAAATCACCGACACACTTCATTAAAGGACAGGTACTCGGTCAAAGCGGAGCGCCTCTGCAAGGAGTGGCTGTCCATGTGAAAGGAACACAGCTCGGCACCCTGACAGACACTGCTGGTGCGTTTTCATTGAGCCTCCCTGCCAAAGAACAAGGGTACGCCCTGCAGTTTTCTTTTGTCGGATATAAAATGCAAGAAACTTTTATTAAAAGACTAGAAACTGATAACAAACCGGTTTACCTGCGGGTCGTGCTTGATAAGAATGACGAGTCAACTTTGGAAGATGTTTCTGTATTGGGACGTTCTGTTAATGATCTGGCCGGTAGGCAGTCTTATAATGTCACCTCTATTGATGCAAAAAAACTACACAATTCTACAATGGATATTGCCCAGGTGCTTGACAGGGTCTCCGGCGTCCGGGTAAGAGAAAGCGGAGGAGTGGGCTCTGATTTTAATTTTTCCCTTAACGGTTTCTCAGGAGGCAGGGTGAAGTTTTTTATTGACGGGATTCCGATGGATGATCTGGGCACTTCTTTCCAGATCAATAATATCCCGGTTAATTTTGCAGAAAGGGTAGAAGTGTATAAAGGCGTCGTGCCGATCTGGCTGGGATCGGATGCATTGGGCGGTGCCGTGAATATTATTACCGGTAACAGGCACGCCAATTATGTAGACGCTTCTTATTCCTTTGGTTCCTTTAATACCCATAAAACAAATCTGGCTGCTGCCATTACGGCCAAAAATGGCTTCACTGTTCAACTGAATGCCTACCAGAACTATTCAGACAATAATTATAAGGTAACGCTGGATGTAGCTGACATCAATACAGGTGCCTATAAACCCAACGCAACAGTCAGGAGATTTCATGACCGATACCACAATGAAATGGTAGTCGTTAACATGGGCTTTCTAAACCGAAAGTGGGCTGATAAGTTTTTAGTGGGTATATCGGCGGGTAAAGTTTACAGACAGATCCAGACAGGTGCCAGAATGACGTCCGTATTCGGCGCTTATCATACCCGCGGCAACATCTTAATGCCTAGCCTGAAATATGAAAAAAGAGATTTGCTGAGGGGCCTGGATGTCAGGATTCATGCAAATTACAACTTCGGGGAAGAAAAATCCATCGACACCGCCAACAGGAGATATGACTGGTATGGTAATTACAAAGAGTATGAGGGGCTGGGAGGGGAGCGGTCCAGATCCTATTTTGAATTTGGGAACAATCTTGGAATCGCGACAGCTTCGCTACAATATCATATTGCAGACAATCAGGAGCTGGCACTCAATAACGTATTTACACATTTTAACCGAAAGACAAAGGATCTGTTACTGGAAGGCAGCGACATATATAATCAGCCACAGAAAACGGACAAGAATATTCTGGGACTTAGTTATAAGTATGACCTTGGACACAAAGCAAGTGTCACCGTGATTGGTAAACACCTGCATCAACATGCCTACACCAAGCTCTCCTATAATCCCAGTGGCAACTGGGGGGATGTGGCGTATAAAGCTGTTTCAGCCAATACCGACAAAATGGGCTATGCTGTCGCTTTATCCTACTACCCGACACACAACCTGGAGACTAAACTCTCCTATGAAAAAGCAAACCGCCTCCCGGGCAATGAAGAGCTATTTGGCGATATGGTCAATCAGGAAAGCAATTTTGACCTAAAGCCTGAGTCTAGTCAAAATCTCAATCTGGGGTTCATATATAACTTTGATATAAGGGAAGATCACCGTTTTTTATTGTCTGCGACCGGGATCTATAGGCATTCAACAGACTATATCTATAATATTTTTAATAATAACCAGACCAAACTGATTGCAGCCAATCTGGATGGGGTCCGGAATATAGGTGTGGAGGCGGAACTGAGGTATTCCTATAAAAAATTATTCTCTGCAGGGGTATCTGCTACCTATCAGGACTTGCGTAATATGCAGAAATATGAGCCGGAATATGAATCTGTCAGCGTTGTATATAAAGACAGACTGCCAAATGTACCCTATCTCTATGGGAATGCCGACGCTTCGCTGTTTTTCCATGATGTTTTTGCGAAAGGTGACCATCTGACCATTGGCTATAATCTTCTGTATGTACATGCATTTTATCTCTATTGGCCGAGCAGGGGCACCCAGGAAAACAAATATGGGATACCGATGCAGTTGTCCCATGACGCCAGTATCGTATACTCTATGAAGAACGGACGGTATAATGTCGCTCTGGAAGGGCACAACCTGGCCGACAGGTTGCTTTATGACAATTTTAGCCTGCAGAAGCCGGGAAGGTCTTTTGCCGTCAAGTTCCGGTATTTTATCAGTAACAAATCGAAATAA
- a CDS encoding FecR family protein, whose amino-acid sequence MGRKKNLLKKFLKGTVSDEEAKKVEMWLDSATQGNNPWENLSEDKKAAFLTDLKSRINTAKLPGKKNTGRSTSWVWLAAASVIILLMIPVYVLWMKPSAEINTKVVIEKVAETNMAQIKQLQLSDGSKVWLNAKSRLRYTDSFGSHSRDVYLDGQAYFEISRDTKRPFVVHTSSWQVTVLGTHFDVSDYMEDNDVTVSVLSGKVAVQSTRQQKTPAAILHPGEQLEYDKRSHELNSEVFAHDQQPSWIRKEVVFYHTKMEDIAGYIKRNYGLAVSFANPSLSETEVSGNFGKIEDAKELLEILCLTINAEYKANGKKILITEMH is encoded by the coding sequence ATGGGAAGAAAGAAAAATTTATTAAAAAAATTTCTAAAAGGAACCGTCTCCGATGAAGAAGCCAAGAAAGTAGAAATGTGGCTGGACAGTGCAACACAAGGCAACAACCCATGGGAAAACTTAAGTGAAGATAAGAAAGCTGCTTTTCTAACTGATCTAAAAAGCAGGATTAATACGGCAAAACTACCGGGAAAAAAGAATACAGGACGAAGCACCAGCTGGGTATGGCTAGCCGCTGCATCAGTGATTATTTTGCTGATGATTCCAGTCTATGTTTTATGGATGAAACCTTCTGCTGAAATAAACACTAAGGTGGTTATTGAAAAGGTAGCTGAAACAAATATGGCACAAATAAAACAATTGCAGCTCAGTGATGGCAGCAAAGTTTGGCTCAATGCTAAAAGCCGTCTTCGTTATACCGATAGTTTTGGTAGTCATTCAAGGGATGTGTATTTGGATGGACAGGCATATTTTGAAATTTCAAGGGATACAAAAAGGCCTTTTGTCGTACACACTTCCAGCTGGCAGGTGACCGTCCTGGGAACACATTTTGATGTTTCAGACTATATGGAAGACAATGATGTTACCGTATCCGTTCTTTCAGGTAAAGTGGCGGTTCAATCTACCAGGCAGCAGAAGACGCCAGCAGCTATTCTTCACCCAGGCGAACAGCTGGAGTATGATAAAAGAAGCCATGAACTTAATAGTGAGGTTTTTGCACACGATCAACAGCCTAGCTGGATCAGAAAAGAAGTGGTATTTTATCATACCAAAATGGAAGATATAGCTGGTTATATTAAAAGGAACTACGGATTGGCAGTCAGCTTTGCTAATCCTTCCCTGAGTGAAACGGAGGTCTCGGGTAACTTTGGTAAAATAGAAGATGCGAAAGAATTACTGGAAATATTGTGTCTAACGATAAATGCTGAATATAAAGCGAATGGGAAAAAAATTTTGATCACTGAAATGCATTGA
- a CDS encoding DUF4374 domain-containing protein, translating into MKRTKLLLGGLLALSLWTACSKSDSPVDDGSGNGSTEGKFVIAATPAATEGVADYLLTADNLDAGTLSTAGNGIEQDGSWRYYTVNGNLFFSMLYGQGNPGAVTAYKLDDAGKMQKLTNFQTETVQAFAPVNDDILMVKVSRSITNEISHWYKVNTESLQIAGEGEINTKTLAGNGEMAHFSWIRQVGDKVFAPYFSIKADGKDGFGTNYPDSSWIAVFNYPDMTLDKVIRDNRTSFIGAYFTDGLEVDEKGDVYAYSSPQATTNGEITSTKPCAFMRINRGTTEYDQDYFFNITEKSGPSYIGYKLYLGKGVFLLGMTNPDNPASGKIDRFAVANVYDRDFTWVTGTPDPAKITSVSYLNSYSPKDGNTGYVGITTSDGKSAVYKFDAKAATASRGLEVEGGTITAIKWLPSEA; encoded by the coding sequence ATGAAAAGAACAAAACTCTTATTAGGCGGCTTACTGGCATTGAGTCTTTGGACAGCCTGTAGCAAATCAGATAGCCCTGTTGACGATGGTAGCGGAAATGGATCAACGGAAGGCAAGTTCGTCATTGCGGCCACGCCTGCTGCGACCGAAGGAGTAGCAGATTATCTGCTGACCGCTGACAATCTGGACGCAGGTACCCTCAGTACCGCGGGCAACGGAATTGAGCAGGATGGCTCCTGGCGATATTATACCGTCAACGGGAATCTGTTTTTCAGTATGCTGTATGGCCAGGGGAATCCCGGTGCCGTAACGGCCTATAAGCTGGATGATGCCGGTAAAATGCAAAAACTGACTAATTTTCAAACCGAGACTGTACAGGCTTTTGCACCGGTAAATGACGATATCCTGATGGTGAAAGTGTCCCGTAGCATTACCAATGAGATCTCGCACTGGTATAAGGTGAATACTGAGTCTCTGCAAATTGCCGGAGAAGGAGAGATCAATACAAAAACCTTGGCGGGTAACGGAGAAATGGCACATTTTTCCTGGATCAGGCAAGTGGGCGACAAAGTATTTGCGCCGTATTTCAGTATCAAGGCAGATGGCAAGGATGGGTTCGGGACCAATTATCCGGACAGCTCCTGGATCGCCGTATTCAATTATCCGGATATGACCCTGGATAAAGTGATTCGTGATAACAGGACCAGCTTTATCGGCGCTTATTTTACAGATGGTCTGGAAGTGGATGAGAAAGGTGACGTATATGCTTATTCTTCTCCGCAGGCGACAACCAACGGCGAGATCACTTCCACTAAGCCGTGCGCCTTTATGCGTATCAATCGTGGCACTACAGAATATGATCAGGATTATTTTTTCAATATTACTGAGAAGTCCGGCCCTTCTTATATTGGCTATAAACTGTACTTAGGTAAGGGTGTTTTTCTTTTAGGGATGACAAACCCGGATAACCCGGCCAGTGGTAAAATCGACCGTTTTGCCGTGGCCAATGTATATGACAGGGATTTTACATGGGTAACCGGTACACCGGATCCCGCAAAAATTACGAGTGTTTCTTACCTTAATAGCTACTCGCCTAAAGATGGCAATACGGGTTATGTAGGCATCACGACGAGTGACGGTAAGAGCGCAGTGTATAAGTTCGACGCGAAGGCCGCAACCGCCAGCCGTGGACTGGAAGTAGAAGGTGGCACGATCACTGCTATTAAATGGCTGCCATCCGAGGCCTAA